From Proteiniborus sp. MB09-C3, the proteins below share one genomic window:
- a CDS encoding amidase domain-containing protein has translation MWNKFLLLGIKKESFLDKNLTKEQIYKEIRHRVQRKRFNSYDLEKLYKYVINKKYNNNTIIESGSGNNEIQNMEEIQGYRNIIHEEEYVTRFITEKYNRETSISNWKMNLYLLKGNYSDILKDKSIDIGLINSYIEGYSFVDNAKNSSFNKIRREISTISAYSPEKAVEYAITYAFNYNTAKYPSYAGKGGDCANFISQALNAGGKPMVGINSTNFSNWFCRSNQLWDVNKISSTWRGADAFGHYWMTRAVSYRNFDSSHFKEDSKFKKVLSYGNRGDAVSLLNSNGRPFHTLIIIDYSKDDLICAAHSNDTINASLRDYGFFSGGGIRVYKMSE, from the coding sequence ATGTGGAATAAATTTTTACTGCTTGGAATCAAAAAAGAATCATTTTTAGATAAGAATTTAACTAAAGAACAAATCTATAAGGAGATTCGTCATAGGGTACAGAGGAAAAGGTTTAACTCATATGATTTAGAAAAGCTTTATAAATATGTAATCAATAAAAAATATAATAATAATACTATTATAGAATCAGGGTCAGGCAATAATGAGATTCAAAATATGGAGGAAATTCAAGGCTATAGAAATATAATACATGAAGAGGAATATGTTACTAGATTCATTACTGAAAAATATAATAGGGAAACATCTATATCCAATTGGAAAATGAACTTATATTTATTAAAAGGTAACTACTCTGATATATTGAAGGATAAAAGTATTGATATTGGTTTAATAAATTCCTATATAGAAGGATATTCCTTTGTTGATAATGCGAAAAACAGCTCCTTCAATAAGATTAGAAGAGAAATAAGTACTATATCTGCATATTCTCCTGAAAAAGCTGTGGAATATGCAATAACCTATGCTTTTAATTATAACACCGCCAAATATCCAAGCTATGCAGGCAAGGGAGGAGATTGTGCCAACTTTATTTCACAAGCGCTAAATGCTGGCGGAAAGCCAATGGTAGGTATAAATTCCACTAATTTTAGCAATTGGTTTTGCAGGTCAAACCAACTATGGGACGTAAATAAAATTTCTTCAACCTGGAGAGGTGCAGACGCATTTGGACATTATTGGATGACAAGGGCAGTTTCCTATAGGAACTTCGATAGTTCTCATTTTAAAGAAGACTCTAAATTCAAAAAAGTCCTCTCATATGGAAACAGGGGAGATGCAGTATCTTTATTAAACAGCAATGGCAGACCCTTTCATACATTGATAATTATTGATTATAGTAAGGACGATTTAATATGTGCTGCTCATTCGAATGATACAATAAATGCTTCCTTAAGAGATTATGGCTTTTTTAGTGGTGGAGGAATTAGAGTATATAAAATGAGTGAATAA
- a CDS encoding methyl-accepting chemotaxis protein, whose protein sequence is MKKSIGVKITVLFLIAALSAYSLLSFVLYYQSYKMVTKNVADVAYRIAKEASEEIDIDEFVKLETIEDEKRDSYIQMRDKLGYIGNMNGVKYIYTMRKTEDGKFMYVVDGSSLDEISHIGDTEESSLQYEKAWAGEAFIGNKIKNYGEWGILIDSYYPLKDSDGNVVGILGVDYDAESAFFELSKFKTTSIIAFSLFALIILLLGAIISNNIAKPLKSMAAIAQKVSNYDLKVEKLVIKGEDEIAQLASSINSMIDNLKDIVAQTSKVSEKINIQSSELNKISVEVKQNSELIASTMDEMAAGAEEQASSSTSIASSVDNLNILIEQANEEGITLHNSSNIVLTSSNQGDKEMNESIKQMEIINKMVKDSVIKLEDLNENTKKISVLAEVINNIADQTNLLALNAAIEAARAGESGRGFSVVAEEIRKLAEQVDASSIEISDIINVAQKESKIVTDSLSKAYDQVERGTNQIKISSEMFNQINVEILDMIGKIDNISNHLKEITENSNKITIGIEQIASIAEENSAGIEETAALVQQEVNSIENLADYANILSELASQLNHMNNRFKL, encoded by the coding sequence TTGAAAAAAAGTATAGGAGTAAAAATAACCGTATTATTTCTGATCGCTGCTCTATCAGCTTATAGCCTACTATCATTTGTACTCTATTATCAAAGTTATAAAATGGTAACAAAAAATGTAGCCGATGTAGCATATAGAATAGCTAAGGAAGCCAGTGAAGAAATAGATATTGACGAATTTGTGAAATTAGAAACTATAGAGGACGAGAAAAGAGATTCATATATACAAATGAGGGACAAGCTTGGATATATCGGCAATATGAATGGAGTTAAGTACATATATACCATGAGAAAGACGGAAGATGGAAAATTCATGTATGTTGTTGATGGTTCTTCTTTAGATGAAATATCACATATTGGAGATACTGAGGAGTCCAGTTTACAATATGAAAAAGCATGGGCCGGAGAAGCTTTTATTGGCAATAAAATTAAGAATTATGGCGAATGGGGAATTCTTATAGATTCCTATTATCCACTGAAAGATAGTGACGGAAATGTAGTAGGAATACTAGGTGTCGATTATGATGCAGAATCAGCTTTCTTTGAGCTTAGTAAGTTCAAAACTACTAGTATTATAGCATTTTCATTATTTGCTCTAATAATCTTGTTACTGGGAGCAATTATTTCAAATAATATTGCAAAGCCTTTAAAAAGTATGGCAGCAATAGCTCAAAAGGTGTCTAATTATGACTTGAAAGTTGAAAAATTAGTTATAAAAGGTGAAGACGAAATAGCTCAATTAGCAAGCTCCATAAATAGTATGATAGATAACCTGAAGGATATTGTGGCACAAACTTCTAAGGTTTCAGAGAAAATCAATATTCAAAGCAGTGAGTTAAATAAAATTAGTGTTGAAGTAAAACAAAATAGTGAACTAATTGCTTCAACAATGGATGAAATGGCTGCTGGCGCTGAAGAACAGGCAAGCTCATCCACTAGTATTGCGAGCTCAGTGGATAACCTAAACATCTTAATTGAACAAGCAAATGAAGAAGGAATAACTCTTCATAATTCTTCAAATATAGTCCTAACTTCATCTAATCAAGGCGATAAAGAAATGAATGAGTCAATTAAGCAAATGGAGATTATCAATAAAATGGTTAAAGATTCAGTTATTAAGCTAGAGGATTTAAATGAAAATACTAAAAAAATATCTGTGTTAGCTGAAGTAATAAATAATATTGCTGATCAAACCAATTTGCTAGCATTAAATGCTGCTATTGAAGCTGCTAGAGCAGGTGAATCTGGAAGAGGTTTTTCAGTAGTAGCCGAGGAGATCAGAAAGCTTGCTGAGCAGGTTGATGCATCTTCAATAGAAATATCTGATATTATCAATGTAGCTCAAAAAGAATCTAAAATTGTGACAGATTCTTTAAGCAAGGCATATGATCAGGTTGAACGAGGAACTAATCAAATTAAGATATCCTCAGAAATGTTTAATCAGATTAATGTTGAAATATTAGATATGATTGGAAAAATAGATAATATATCAAATCATTTAAAGGAAATCACAGAAAATAGCAATAAAATTACTATTGGAATTGAGCAGATTGCTTCTATTGCAGAAGAGAACTCTGCTGGTATTGAAGAAACTGCTGCTTTAGTACAGCAAGAAGTTAATTCCATAGAGAATCTTGCTGATTATGCCAATATATTATCTGAATTAGCTTCCCAGCTAAATCATATGAATAATAGATTTAAATTATAG
- a CDS encoding EAL domain-containing protein, giving the protein MQDTKQVVSFKAGDVEHSFPINWIKEVINHIAPTLTPNVSDSVQMLSSLSRKAPALSELRNIFSIGQQEFYDNIEIIADYYNAVSIEISLHNDIKKDLIRALEKEEFFLCYQPIIDSRTKNIVSLEALIRWNHPKKGIISPGEFILIAEKTGLIVPIGEWVLRTSCNQLKKWHDIGYSNYGLSVNISAIQLQQNDFSDGVSRVLSETGLLPRYLELEITESAFLETNSAVAMNLINLSKQGVRISIDDFGTGYNSLKYLQNITVDSLKIDRTFIFNIKAHINKVIIDTIVLLGHKINAEVIAEGVELEEQYEYLKSIGCDKIQGYYFSKPLLPEEVIVFFKNRRCK; this is encoded by the coding sequence ATGCAAGATACAAAGCAGGTAGTGTCTTTTAAAGCAGGAGATGTGGAACATAGCTTTCCCATTAATTGGATAAAAGAAGTTATAAATCATATAGCACCTACCTTGACTCCCAATGTTTCTGATTCAGTACAAATGCTTAGTAGCTTAAGCAGAAAAGCTCCTGCATTAAGTGAATTGAGGAATATCTTTAGCATTGGACAGCAGGAGTTTTATGATAATATTGAAATAATTGCTGATTATTATAATGCTGTTAGTATAGAAATAAGCTTGCATAATGATATAAAAAAGGACTTAATAAGGGCATTAGAGAAAGAAGAATTTTTTCTATGCTACCAGCCAATTATAGATAGCAGGACAAAAAACATAGTATCACTAGAAGCCTTAATAAGATGGAACCATCCTAAGAAAGGCATAATAAGTCCTGGAGAATTCATATTAATTGCTGAAAAGACGGGACTTATTGTTCCAATAGGTGAATGGGTGCTTAGAACTTCCTGTAATCAGCTAAAGAAATGGCATGATATTGGCTATAGTAACTATGGATTGTCAGTAAATATTTCAGCTATACAATTACAGCAGAATGATTTTTCTGATGGTGTAAGCAGAGTTCTCTCTGAAACTGGGCTGCTACCTAGATATCTTGAACTGGAGATTACTGAAAGTGCATTTTTGGAGACCAATAGTGCTGTGGCAATGAATTTAATTAATTTAAGTAAACAAGGTGTTAGAATCTCAATTGATGATTTTGGTACAGGATATAATTCCTTGAAGTATCTTCAAAATATTACTGTAGATAGTTTAAAAATTGATAGGACATTTATCTTCAATATTAAAGCTCATATTAACAAAGTAATTATTGACACTATCGTACTTCTTGGACATAAAATCAATGCAGAAGTAATAGCAGAAGGAGTAGAGCTGGAAGAACAGTATGAGTATTTAAAATCGATAGGATGCGATAAGATTCAAGGATACTATTTTAGCAAACCGCTTTTGCCAGAAGAAGTAATAGTATTTTTTAAAAATAGAAGATGCAAATAA
- a CDS encoding methyl-accepting chemotaxis protein codes for MLKLKSIKTKLSLSYGALLLIICIGFGVISYITSSNAISASINESLGQIAEEDAKVVAEGMKVQLNALEALAETEFLKSDTLTLDEKLDLLKNEVKRSGHIDLTIADVSGYAKDTNGASCSLSDREYFMRALSGESAISDPIVSKVIDSIILCYAVPIKDGNRVKGVLVATRDGNVLSDFTDDMKYGENGQVFMINKEGTAIANKDRNLVIEMDNVFESVKSNPELKSLAELENHMIEGKKGVGEYTYKGITKYMGFAPVEGTSWSLAVTAPKSEVMAKVNLLAKTMITVSIVFIGVGIAITLLISRNITSPIKTATNYLNVVATGDFTGEIPHHLLKLNDETGVLAKAINTMQESIKNIIVEVNSESSDVSQMLININNDMEQLNKSIEDISATTEELSAGSEETAASTEEMNATSIEIEKAIEAIAKKAEEGAVTASDVSNMSEEMKRKAVSSKKETIEIYGKTKDDLKMAIEQSKAVNKINELSEAILEITEQTNLLALNAAIEAARAGEAGRGFAVVADEIRKLAEGSKNSISRIQEVTDVIFKAVNALSSSSTVIIEFIDRKVLSDYDDLVNSSEQYSLNSININDMVTDFSATSEELLASMQNMVKAIDEISSAANEEAYGATNIAQESSAIRQMSDNVIKLTEMAREKSDLLIKSVSKFRM; via the coding sequence ATGTTGAAATTAAAGAGTATTAAAACAAAACTATCTTTATCTTATGGAGCATTACTGTTGATTATATGCATAGGATTCGGGGTTATATCCTATATAACATCCTCTAATGCAATATCAGCAAGTATCAATGAGTCATTGGGTCAAATAGCAGAAGAGGATGCTAAGGTTGTTGCTGAAGGCATGAAAGTGCAATTAAACGCATTAGAGGCATTGGCAGAAACTGAATTTTTAAAAAGCGATACTCTGACTTTAGATGAAAAGCTAGATTTACTTAAAAATGAAGTGAAAAGGAGCGGACATATAGACCTTACAATTGCAGATGTTAGTGGCTATGCAAAAGACACCAATGGTGCAAGCTGTTCTCTTTCAGATCGAGAGTATTTTATGAGGGCCTTATCAGGTGAAAGTGCAATTTCGGATCCCATTGTAAGCAAGGTTATTGATAGTATTATATTGTGCTATGCAGTTCCAATTAAAGATGGCAATAGAGTCAAAGGTGTATTAGTTGCTACTCGTGACGGAAATGTACTTAGTGATTTTACTGATGATATGAAGTATGGGGAAAATGGTCAAGTATTCATGATTAATAAAGAAGGTACAGCTATAGCTAATAAAGACAGAAATCTTGTTATAGAAATGGACAACGTTTTTGAAAGTGTTAAAAGCAATCCTGAACTAAAATCTCTTGCTGAGTTGGAAAATCATATGATTGAGGGAAAAAAGGGAGTAGGAGAATATACCTATAAAGGTATAACTAAATACATGGGATTTGCTCCAGTGGAAGGAACTAGTTGGTCATTAGCTGTAACAGCTCCAAAATCAGAAGTTATGGCAAAAGTGAACCTACTTGCAAAAACAATGATCACTGTTTCAATTGTTTTTATTGGAGTAGGTATAGCTATTACTTTATTAATATCAAGAAATATTACATCACCTATAAAAACAGCAACTAATTATCTAAATGTAGTAGCAACTGGAGATTTTACAGGAGAAATTCCTCATCATCTGCTTAAGCTTAATGACGAAACAGGTGTCTTAGCAAAGGCAATTAATACCATGCAGGAATCTATAAAAAATATTATTGTGGAGGTTAACAGTGAGTCTTCTGATGTAAGTCAAATGCTCATTAATATTAATAATGATATGGAGCAGCTTAACAAAAGCATAGAAGATATTTCTGCTACTACAGAAGAATTATCAGCAGGATCTGAAGAAACTGCTGCATCTACTGAGGAAATGAATGCAACTTCTATAGAAATTGAAAAAGCCATTGAAGCTATTGCAAAGAAAGCAGAAGAAGGAGCAGTTACGGCAAGTGATGTTAGCAATATGAGCGAGGAAATGAAGAGAAAAGCCGTATCTTCAAAAAAAGAAACTATTGAAATATATGGGAAAACAAAAGACGATTTAAAAATGGCAATTGAGCAATCAAAGGCAGTAAATAAAATAAATGAATTATCTGAGGCTATTCTTGAAATAACTGAACAAACTAATCTACTTGCATTAAATGCTGCCATTGAGGCTGCAAGAGCAGGTGAAGCTGGAAGAGGATTTGCAGTTGTTGCAGATGAAATAAGAAAACTTGCAGAAGGTTCAAAAAATTCGATTTCTAGGATACAAGAAGTAACTGATGTGATATTTAAGGCTGTCAATGCCCTTTCATCTAGCTCTACTGTGATTATAGAATTTATTGATAGGAAGGTATTAAGTGATTATGATGATCTTGTTAATTCTAGTGAACAATACAGCCTTAACTCCATAAATATAAACGATATGGTAACTGATTTTAGTGCAACATCTGAAGAATTGTTGGCTTCAATGCAAAATATGGTGAAGGCAATAGACGAAATATCCAGTGCAGCTAATGAAGAAGCTTATGGTGCTACTAATATTGCACAAGAATCCTCAGCCATAAGACAAATGTCAGATAATGTAATAAAACTGACAGAAATGGCAAGAGAAAAATCAGACTTGTTAATTAAATCAGTTTCGAAGTTCAGAATGTAA
- a CDS encoding M15 family metallopeptidase has protein sequence MRNTSRSSSSKMKRKKRLFNNIIILFILIIAITQIKDRLFPIIKRAIINNSSSDHGDYVLADSDALDKEDKSSTDKDIESTKGDNSDSSDDNIGKGNKEKKDLLKDTVYIDDKGQEIIKNTDDILVLANKERNLASDYKPSDLVIPNVKFSFDGNDQKKYLRKEAATALEELFKEGEKEDIILYAVSGYRSYARQELLFNNRVKKDGVEKANKLVARPGQSEHQTGLAMDVSSISVNLSLDESFGQTVEGIWLKENAHKFGFIIRYSNEKIDITGYSYEPWHIRYVGKDVAEEIYEKDITLEEYLGFESNLE, from the coding sequence ATGAGAAATACGAGCAGAAGCTCCAGTTCAAAAATGAAACGAAAAAAAAGACTTTTCAATAACATAATAATATTGTTCATTCTTATAATAGCTATTACACAGATTAAGGACAGGCTATTTCCAATTATTAAAAGAGCTATTATTAATAATTCATCGTCTGATCATGGTGACTATGTTTTAGCTGATAGCGATGCTCTGGACAAAGAAGATAAATCGAGTACTGATAAAGATATTGAATCAACTAAAGGGGATAATAGTGATTCTAGTGATGACAATATAGGAAAAGGAAATAAAGAGAAGAAGGATTTATTAAAGGATACTGTTTACATAGATGATAAAGGACAAGAAATTATTAAAAATACCGATGACATTTTAGTTTTAGCTAACAAAGAAAGAAATTTAGCTTCTGATTATAAACCAAGTGATTTAGTAATACCTAATGTAAAATTCTCTTTTGATGGAAATGATCAAAAAAAATACTTAAGAAAAGAGGCTGCTACAGCTCTAGAGGAACTCTTTAAAGAAGGAGAGAAAGAGGATATAATTTTATATGCAGTTTCAGGCTATAGATCCTATGCAAGACAGGAGTTGCTCTTTAATAATAGAGTAAAAAAAGATGGAGTTGAAAAGGCAAATAAACTAGTAGCCAGACCAGGACAAAGTGAGCATCAAACAGGTCTAGCAATGGATGTATCTAGTATAAGCGTAAATCTTTCATTAGACGAATCTTTTGGACAAACTGTTGAAGGCATTTGGCTAAAGGAAAATGCCCATAAGTTTGGATTTATAATAAGATACTCAAATGAAAAAATTGATATAACTGGATACAGCTATGAGCCATGGCATATTAGATACGTTGGTAAGGATGTAGCAGAAGAAATATATGAAAAGGATATTACACTTGAAGAATACCTAGGATTTGAAAGTAATTTAGAATAG
- the nagA gene encoding N-acetylglucosamine-6-phosphate deacetylase, which yields MRYLIKSGEIFLKDRILNKGAILINNEIIEEVKTVNTYEDIEIIDLSNYKVLPGLIDTHIHGANGYDTMDANYASLNEISKYLGTIGVTGFLATTVTAPWDKITAAVKNIHETMKSGVEGAELLGAYIEGPFITEKYRGAHPSEYIRKIYIEDMKKLVDSFPSCIKTVTVAPDKENAIELIKYLKSQNINSSIGHTNATYDEALAAIEAGANIAVHVFNGMRGLHHREPGIVGAVLSDSRVCCELIADMTHVHPAVMKLIVKTKGSHNIGLITDCMMAGGMDDGEYMLGELKVFVEDGVARIENGSLAGSTLKLINAVKNMNEYVGVDLIEAVNMASLIPAQIAGVDHVQGSIEKGKKANFTVIDDNYNVVMTMVNGKIVYSSNTI from the coding sequence ATGAGATATTTAATAAAATCAGGGGAAATTTTTTTAAAGGATAGAATTCTGAACAAAGGTGCTATTTTAATCAATAATGAAATAATAGAAGAAGTGAAGACGGTAAATACATATGAGGATATAGAAATTATTGATTTAAGTAACTACAAGGTACTGCCAGGACTCATAGACACTCACATTCATGGCGCAAATGGCTATGATACCATGGATGCAAATTATGCTTCCTTAAATGAGATATCTAAATATCTAGGAACCATTGGAGTAACAGGATTTTTAGCTACTACAGTAACAGCACCTTGGGATAAAATAACTGCTGCCGTTAAAAATATTCATGAGACTATGAAATCAGGAGTAGAAGGAGCAGAGCTATTAGGAGCCTATATAGAAGGTCCTTTTATTACAGAAAAATACAGAGGAGCTCATCCTTCTGAGTATATTAGAAAAATATACATTGAAGATATGAAAAAGCTAGTAGATAGCTTTCCTTCGTGCATAAAGACTGTTACTGTCGCACCTGATAAAGAAAATGCAATAGAGTTGATAAAATATTTAAAATCCCAAAATATTAATTCATCTATAGGTCACACCAATGCAACTTATGATGAAGCATTGGCTGCCATCGAAGCCGGAGCAAATATTGCAGTACATGTATTTAATGGAATGAGGGGACTCCATCATAGGGAGCCTGGTATAGTGGGAGCAGTACTATCAGATAGTAGGGTATGCTGTGAATTAATTGCCGATATGACACATGTTCATCCTGCTGTAATGAAGCTAATAGTAAAGACTAAAGGCTCTCATAATATAGGCCTGATTACTGATTGTATGATGGCTGGTGGAATGGACGATGGTGAATACATGCTTGGTGAGTTAAAGGTATTTGTGGAAGATGGAGTAGCTAGAATAGAAAATGGCTCACTTGCAGGAAGTACGTTAAAACTGATAAATGCCGTAAAGAATATGAATGAATATGTAGGTGTAGACTTAATAGAGGCAGTAAATATGGCATCATTAATTCCTGCACAAATAGCTGGAGTAGACCATGTACAAGGCAGCATAGAGAAAGGTAAAAAAGCTAATTTTACTGTTATAGACGATAATTATAATGTAGTTATGACTATGGTAAATGGGAAGATTGTATATTCAAGTAATACTATATAA
- a CDS encoding YerC/YecD family TrpR-related protein produces the protein MEYKPKIRDRQTDELFEAILRLENIEECYRFFEDICTINELKSISQRLEVAKLLRQEKTYNEIEERTGASTATISRINRALNYGAEGYNLILDKLGYIKK, from the coding sequence GTGGAGTATAAGCCAAAGATTAGGGACAGACAAACAGATGAATTGTTTGAAGCAATATTGAGGCTTGAGAATATTGAAGAGTGCTACAGATTTTTTGAAGATATATGTACCATAAATGAGCTTAAATCCATTAGTCAGAGGCTGGAGGTAGCAAAATTATTGAGGCAAGAAAAAACATATAATGAAATAGAGGAAAGAACTGGAGCCAGTACTGCAACCATAAGCAGAATAAACAGAGCACTAAACTATGGAGCAGAAGGATACAATTTGATACTAGATAAATTAGGATATATTAAAAAATAA
- a CDS encoding ABC transporter ATP-binding protein, translating to MLNVKNLEVYYGGIHALKGISFEVKQGQIVTLVGSNGAGKTTTLRAISNLVKSKGSIEYNGQEISNMHSEKIVAQGLIHVPEGRKIFTALTVEENLSMGAYLRNDKQKIEEDLQYVYELFPRLKERAKQYGGTLSGGEQQMLAIGRAIMSAPKLLMLDEPSMGLAPIVVEEIFATIKELSQKTGLTVLLVEQNANTALKVADIGYVIETGKIVFSGNANELLHDDRVRKAYLGEE from the coding sequence ATGTTGAATGTAAAGAATTTAGAGGTTTATTATGGCGGTATTCATGCTCTCAAAGGAATTTCCTTTGAGGTTAAACAAGGCCAGATAGTTACCCTTGTAGGAAGTAATGGTGCAGGAAAGACTACAACCTTAAGGGCAATATCCAATTTAGTAAAATCTAAGGGCAGTATTGAATATAATGGACAGGAAATAAGCAATATGCATTCAGAAAAAATAGTGGCACAAGGTTTAATTCATGTGCCAGAAGGAAGAAAAATATTTACGGCTCTAACAGTAGAAGAGAATTTATCCATGGGTGCATATCTGAGAAATGACAAACAGAAAATAGAAGAAGATTTACAGTATGTATATGAGCTTTTTCCTAGACTTAAAGAAAGAGCCAAACAATATGGTGGAACGCTAAGTGGTGGAGAACAGCAAATGCTAGCTATTGGAAGAGCCATAATGTCTGCTCCAAAGCTACTGATGCTGGATGAGCCTTCAATGGGCTTGGCTCCTATAGTGGTTGAGGAAATATTTGCAACAATAAAGGAATTAAGTCAAAAGACTGGACTTACAGTATTATTAGTAGAGCAAAATGCAAACACAGCTTTAAAGGTAGCTGATATTGGTTATGTTATTGAGACAGGAAAGATTGTATTTTCAGGGAATGCAAATGAGCTATTACACGATGACAGAGTTCGCAAGGCTTATCTTGGAGAAGAATAA
- a CDS encoding stalk domain-containing protein gives MTVSGKAIAYVIDPSGAEDEFGFPIVLEKAIDASEVKNYEEDEIMYLPGCSVTLTEPGEYYVIFRYDAESGAAEAFIRVEDSNATEKEEPTKEEPTKEPEKEQEPVQSILTASPTASKVLVNGVETSFDAYNIDGSNYFKLRDLAKVVSGTEKQFEVKWDGEKKAINLISNAAYTVVGGELEKGDGQAKTPVLNNSKIYKDGEEVQLTAYTINGNNYFKLRDLAQAFDIGVTWDNATKTVGIDTSIGYTAE, from the coding sequence TTGACGGTTTCAGGTAAAGCTATAGCTTATGTAATCGATCCTTCAGGTGCTGAGGATGAATTCGGATTTCCTATAGTTTTGGAAAAAGCTATTGATGCATCAGAAGTTAAGAATTACGAGGAAGATGAAATAATGTATTTACCTGGATGTAGTGTTACATTAACAGAGCCAGGTGAGTATTATGTAATCTTTAGATATGATGCTGAGTCTGGAGCTGCCGAAGCATTTATTAGAGTTGAAGATTCAAATGCTACAGAAAAAGAAGAACCAACAAAAGAAGAACCAACAAAAGAACCAGAAAAAGAACAGGAACCAGTACAATCTATATTGACAGCTTCACCAACAGCATCAAAGGTATTGGTAAATGGGGTAGAGACTTCTTTTGATGCTTATAATATTGATGGAAGCAATTACTTTAAATTAAGAGATTTAGCAAAGGTAGTAAGTGGAACAGAAAAGCAATTTGAAGTAAAATGGGATGGAGAAAAGAAAGCCATCAATTTAATCTCTAATGCTGCCTATACAGTAGTAGGCGGAGAACTAGAAAAAGGTGATGGACAAGCTAAAACACCAGTTCTAAATAATTCAAAGATATACAAAGATGGAGAAGAAGTACAGCTAACCGCATATACAATCAACGGCAATAACTATTTCAAGTTAAGAGATTTAGCGCAAGCTTTTGATATTGGAGTAACTTGGGACAATGCAACAAAGACAGTAGGAATAGACACATCAATCGGATATACAGCTGAGTAA
- a CDS encoding phosphoribosylaminoimidazolesuccinocarboxamide synthase encodes MKVFYKGKTKDIYVLENGNYLLKFKDDVTGENGVFDPGANSVGLSIEGSGKAGLRMTRFFFEILKEKGIPTHYIDSSLEETTMTVKPAKLFGKGLEVICRYRAVGSFMRRYGAYAKEGQPLDAYVEFTLKDDQRQDPLITEDALTMLGILSSDEYKTLKNLTKKISDIIKEELAKKDIELYDIKLEFGRVGEDNQIVLIDEISGGNMRAYREGKYIEPLMLEKIILE; translated from the coding sequence ATGAAAGTTTTTTATAAAGGAAAAACAAAAGACATATATGTATTAGAAAATGGAAACTATTTGCTCAAGTTCAAAGATGATGTAACAGGAGAAAATGGAGTATTTGATCCGGGAGCTAATTCAGTAGGCTTATCAATTGAAGGTTCAGGAAAAGCAGGTCTTAGGATGACTAGATTTTTCTTTGAAATTTTAAAGGAAAAAGGGATTCCTACACATTATATAGATTCAAGTCTAGAAGAAACAACTATGACTGTTAAACCTGCAAAGCTATTTGGAAAAGGCCTTGAAGTAATCTGTCGTTACAGAGCAGTAGGAAGCTTCATGCGTAGATACGGTGCTTATGCAAAGGAAGGACAGCCTCTAGATGCATATGTAGAATTTACCCTAAAAGATGACCAACGTCAAGACCCTCTTATAACTGAAGATGCACTTACTATGCTAGGAATTCTATCATCAGATGAGTACAAGACATTAAAAAATTTGACTAAGAAAATTTCTGATATAATAAAAGAAGAATTAGCCAAAAAAGATATAGAATTATATGATATTAAGCTGGAATTCGGAAGAGTAGGAGAAGATAATCAAATCGTTTTAATAGATGAAATTTCTGGGGGCAATATGAGGGCTTATAGGGAAGGGAAATATATTGAGCCTTTAATGCTAGAAAAGATAATACTAGAGTAA